The DNA window TTCTCCGGGTTGATTTCGACCTTACGGGTGCACAATTCCTTCCGAACAACCCCCGTTTCCCGTGGACACGGTTCAGGCGTCCCCTACCCCTTCCGTTGAGCAGTCGTCGGCCTACAGCATTCCCGCCGAGGCCCATTTGCTCGAACAAGTCATCGTCCACACCCCAGGGTCGGAGATGGAGCTCGTGTCGCCGGCGAACCGAGAAGACCTGCTCTTCGACGACATCCTCTTCGTGGGCCACGCGCGGCAGGAGCACCTGCTCATGTGCTCGGTCTTTGAGAAAATTGTCGGCCGCCCCGACGCGGTGCTCCAAATTAAAGACCTCCTGCGCGAAACGTTCGAGGCGGCCGAGGAGGCCCGTCACGCCTTCGTGGAGAAGCTGTGCCGAAGCCTGCCGGAGCAAAACCTGGGGGCGGTGGAGGACGAGCTGAAGCGGTTCTCTCCCGAGGAGCTCCAGCAGTTTGCCCTGACCGGCCAGTCGGACCTCGCCATTCAGGCCCAGCCGGTGCCCAACCTCATGTTCACGCGCGACCTCGCGGCGGTGGTGCACGACCACATCATCCTGAGCCACGCGGCGACGGTGGCGCGGACGCGGGAGAGCATCATCATCAACGTCATTCTCCACCACCACCCGCGGTTTGCGCCCCACAGCGACAAGGTGATCGAGCTGCCCCCCGGCGTCACCTTCGAGGGGGGCGACCTGCTCGTGGCGAGCCCCGACACGGTACTGATCGGCCACTCGGAGCGGACCTCGCTCGGGGCCATCATGGCGATTGCGCACGAGTTGTTCGAGCGCACGTCGATCGAGCACGTCCTCGCCGTCGACCTGCCCAAGCGGCGGGCCACCATGCACCTCGACACGGTGTTTACCTTCGCGTCGCCGGAGGAGGTGATCGTCTTTCCCCCGCTCCTCGAAACCCATGGCTTCGGGTACGCGATGCACTTCACCGCCGCGGACGAGACGGGGCGCTTCGTGACGGACATGCGCCGCAACCTGCGCGACGTGCTCGACGAGCTGCTCGATCGCGACCTGACGTTCATCCCCTGCGGCGGCACGGAGCGCCTCCACCAGGAGCGCGAGCAGTGGACGGACGGGGCCAATGTGTTTGCGGCCGCACCGGGGGCCATCCTGGGCTACGAGCGCAACAGCCGCACCTTCGAGCGCCTGCGAGAGCACGGCTACCGAATCGTGTCCGCCGAAAGCTTCCTCTCCTACTTCGAGTCGGGAGAGTTTCACCCCGGCCGGGAGAAGGTCGCAATCCAGTTGGGGGGGACCGAACTGTCGCGGGGACGGGGGGGGCCGCGCTGCATGACGCTTCCGGTCGCCCGCCACGCCACGCCGTCGGGCGACGCTCCCGCGGGCGAGTAGGGGCGTCGGGGACGAGCCGGGTGCGGCGCCCGCACACAGGATGCCGCGTCCTGGGGCGCCCCGGGCTCGTTCCCCCATTCTTCCATTCTCCAACGCAGGCCCCGAAACTGCCGCCCGCGCCTGCAGGTTCAGATACCACGTCGATCTTCTGAACCCATTTTCCGGTGCCTATGCGTGACGTGATTATTATCGGGGCCGGCCCCGTCGGGCTTGCCTGTGGCGTGGAGGCCAAGCGCCGCGACCTCGATGCGCTCCTCATTGAAAAGGGCGCCCTCTGCAACTCGTTTATCGGATACCCCACCCGGATGGAGTTTTTCTCCACCCCGGGCCCGCTGGAGATTGGAGGGCACCCGTTCCCGACCCGCGACTACAAGCCGCGTCGCGAGGAGGCGCTCGACTACTACCGCCGCGTCGCCACGACGGAGGACCTGAACCTGCGCCTCTACGAGCCCATGACGGACCTGCGGGGGCAGGACGGGCACTACACGGTCGTGACCGAGAACGACACGTACGAGGCCCGAAAGGTGGTGGTGGCCACCGGCTTCTACGACGTGCCCAACCAGATGGGCGTGCCGGGGGAGGACCGCGACAAGGTGCGGCACTACTTCAAGGAGCCGTTCCCGTACGCCCTCACGGACGTGGCCATCGTGGGTGGGGCCAACTCGGCGGTGAAGGCGGCCCTCAACTGCTACCGCCACGAGGCGAACGTGACGATGGTGGTGCGCGACTCGGCGCTCGACGACGGGGTGAAGTACTGGCTCCGGCCCGACGTGGAAAACCGGATCGACGAAGGCTCCATCGACGCCTACTTCGACACGACCGTCTCGGCCATCGAGTCGGACACCCTTCACCTCGACACCCCCGACGGGCCGCAGACGATCGACAACGACTTCGTCCTCGCGATGACGGGGTACCGGCCGAACTACGACTTCCTGGAGCGGCTCGGCATCGCCATCCGCAACGACGAGGCCCGCACGCCGGTGCACGACGAGGAGGGCACGTTCGAAACGAACCGTGACGGCCTGTACCTCGCCGGGACCATCTGTGGCGGCTGCGACACGAGCCGGTGGTTCATTGAGAACGGGCGCGTCCACGCCGAGAAGATTACGGACCACATCGCCGCCACGCTCGACCCCGAGCCCGCCGTGGTGTAAGGGGGGCGGGAGGGGGCATCCCGAGCCATCGCTGGGGCTTCGGATCCGAGCCCCGGGTTTTCGTTTCCGGAGCCTCATCCGACTTCACGCAACTCCTGCTCGATGAGAGCGACTGTCGGGGCGCGAACGGCTCCTGAGTTGGCATTTCCCGGACCGGTCCGTCGGTGGGATAGGGACAGACCTGCGGTCCAAGGCCGCCCGTGGCGCGTGTCTCAACCCGATCGGGCAGTCGCCGCGTCTCCGGTGGGCCAGCGCGGCCCGTGTGAACCCGCTCCTGCTGACCCTGTATGGTCGGTTGCGTCATCGTTGCCTGAGTCCGTCTCCGCATCGGCTCTTGTCGCAGGCGACGGCGCGGGTGCTCTGCTCAGACCGAAAGTCCCCCTCCCCGAGCCCACACGCTTCCCGGACGCCCCTCTTCTCCCTCACCGTCCCGAAACGCAAAACCGCAATGTCTACGCTGGGTCGTCTCTGCTCCCTGCCCGTCCTCTTTTGCTTCGCCGTGCTTGCCGGCGCCTGCCAGTCGGAGCCGTCGTCGCCCCCGGACGCGGCTGCGCAGGACGTGCAGACGTACGGGGCGTCCGTCGATACGGCGGCGGCGCGGGCGGCGGCGGAGGTGGCGGCCAAGCCGTCAAGGCTTGCCGACACGACCGTGACGGTTCGGGGACGCATCTCGACGGTGTGCCAGAAGAAAGGGTGCTGGCTCGCGCTGGACACGGGCACGGCGATGCCGATCCGCGTGCTCGTGCCGCGTACCGACGACGGGTACGAGTTCACGGTGCCGACGACACTGGCCGGCGAGGCCACGGTCACGGGCACCCTCCGAACCGTCGAGCTCGACTCCGCCACGCAGAATCATCTTGCCGAGGACGGGGCCGCGTCGGCACGCGCCCGAGAAGTGCAGATTGCGGCGACCGGCATCCGGGTGGTGCCCGACGCCTGACCGCCCGTCTCGGGCAGTGCTGCGGCGCAGCTGCATTCGCTACGCTGCCCGGTCGCTCCGTCCGCGACGGAAGAGGAGATCGGCCCTCCCCCCCTCCGCGTCGAAAGGCGGCCCGCCAGTGGGCCTCACGCCGTGTCGTTCACCTTGAACTGGCGGAGGGCCCGAATGGCGTGGGGGTCTTCGGAAAGCGACGTGGCCGCCTCAACGAGCTGACGGAGCTGGTCGTCGCTCAGGGGCTGGTCGATCGCGTTTACGTCGTAGGCGATGCCGAGGTCGGGAAAGTCGCGGTGGCTCGACTGGAGGTTGCTGGCCCCGGCCTCGTAGATGGTGTCGTCGATCGCCTTCTTGGTCCCGCGCACGTCGCTATGCACCACGGCCAGCACCCAGTGGGGGAGTTCGGCGTTCACGCCGATCGTGTGCCCCTGCCCGAAGACGGTGTCGCGGACGGTGCCCTGCTCGTTTAGGAGCCGGGTGGAGGTGCTCATCCGCGAGGCAATGCGGGGCTGGGCCTCCTGCGTGGCGGCGCCGATGTGGGGGGTGGTAAAGACGTTGTCCATCTCGGCGTACGGGTTGGTCCAGTCCTCGTCGGCGCTGCCCGGCTCCTCGGGGAAGACGTCGACCGCCGCGGCGCGCACGTGATCCTCGTCGATGGCCCGCTTCAGGTCGGCCGGGTCGTACAGAAAGCCGCGGGCCGCGTTGATGAAGGCCCGCGGGCTGTTGTCCGGCCGGTCCGCGCCGAGCTGCCGGAAGTGGCTGTAGTCGAGCAGGCCGCTGTTGGGCTGTCCCTGCGGGTCCTCCGCCGAGACGTGCACCGTCACGAAGTCGCCCTTCCGAAACGCCTCCGCGAGGCTGGAGCACGAGGTCCAGCCCAGCGTGGTCCCCACCTCACGGGCCACGTCCGCCTCGTCGTAGAAGCGAATGTTCATCCCGAAGGCGTCGGCCAGGCGGGCCAGCTGCTTGCCGATGTTGCCGAGCCCGATGACGGAGAGGGTCTTGTCCATCAGCTCGTAGCGGCGGGTGCTGTCCTTCGTCCACAGGTGCCGCCGTCCCGTTTCGTTGGCCGTGTAGAGCCGGCGCGCCAGCACGACCATTTCGCCCATCACCATCTCCACGACCGACCGGCCGTTGCTAACCGGGTCGTTGAGCACGAGCACGCCCTCGTCGGCACAGGCCTGCTTGTCGACGGTGTCGTCGCCGATGCAGCACAGCATCACGGCCGCCAGGTTGTCGGAGGCCTGTACCACGTGCTCGTCGACGACGAACTTGCTGCGCTTGTAGATGAGGTCGTGCTGGCCCTGGCGCAGCCGCTCGACCA is part of the Salinibacter ruber DSM 13855 genome and encodes:
- a CDS encoding arginine deiminase family protein — protein: MDTVQASPTPSVEQSSAYSIPAEAHLLEQVIVHTPGSEMELVSPANREDLLFDDILFVGHARQEHLLMCSVFEKIVGRPDAVLQIKDLLRETFEAAEEARHAFVEKLCRSLPEQNLGAVEDELKRFSPEELQQFALTGQSDLAIQAQPVPNLMFTRDLAAVVHDHIILSHAATVARTRESIIINVILHHHPRFAPHSDKVIELPPGVTFEGGDLLVASPDTVLIGHSERTSLGAIMAIAHELFERTSIEHVLAVDLPKRRATMHLDTVFTFASPEEVIVFPPLLETHGFGYAMHFTAADETGRFVTDMRRNLRDVLDELLDRDLTFIPCGGTERLHQEREQWTDGANVFAAAPGAILGYERNSRTFERLREHGYRIVSAESFLSYFESGEFHPGREKVAIQLGGTELSRGRGGPRCMTLPVARHATPSGDAPAGE
- a CDS encoding YpdA family putative bacillithiol disulfide reductase, which codes for MRDVIIIGAGPVGLACGVEAKRRDLDALLIEKGALCNSFIGYPTRMEFFSTPGPLEIGGHPFPTRDYKPRREEALDYYRRVATTEDLNLRLYEPMTDLRGQDGHYTVVTENDTYEARKVVVATGFYDVPNQMGVPGEDRDKVRHYFKEPFPYALTDVAIVGGANSAVKAALNCYRHEANVTMVVRDSALDDGVKYWLRPDVENRIDEGSIDAYFDTTVSAIESDTLHLDTPDGPQTIDNDFVLAMTGYRPNYDFLERLGIAIRNDEARTPVHDEEGTFETNRDGLYLAGTICGGCDTSRWFIENGRVHAEKITDHIAATLDPEPAVV
- a CDS encoding DUF4920 domain-containing protein; its protein translation is MSTLGRLCSLPVLFCFAVLAGACQSEPSSPPDAAAQDVQTYGASVDTAAARAAAEVAAKPSRLADTTVTVRGRISTVCQKKGCWLALDTGTAMPIRVLVPRTDDGYEFTVPTTLAGEATVTGTLRTVELDSATQNHLAEDGAASARAREVQIAATGIRVVPDA
- a CDS encoding NAD(P)-dependent oxidoreductase; amino-acid sequence: MESLQTRFLNDHFEKALILEEPDPSLDTLLREQGIEPDRVPKPECYDQDAMVERLRQGQHDLIYKRSKFVVDEHVVQASDNLAAVMLCCIGDDTVDKQACADEGVLVLNDPVSNGRSVVEMVMGEMVVLARRLYTANETGRRHLWTKDSTRRYELMDKTLSVIGLGNIGKQLARLADAFGMNIRFYDEADVAREVGTTLGWTSCSSLAEAFRKGDFVTVHVSAEDPQGQPNSGLLDYSHFRQLGADRPDNSPRAFINAARGFLYDPADLKRAIDEDHVRAAAVDVFPEEPGSADEDWTNPYAEMDNVFTTPHIGAATQEAQPRIASRMSTSTRLLNEQGTVRDTVFGQGHTIGVNAELPHWVLAVVHSDVRGTKKAIDDTIYEAGASNLQSSHRDFPDLGIAYDVNAIDQPLSDDQLRQLVEAATSLSEDPHAIRALRQFKVNDTA